A stretch of the Solanum dulcamara chromosome 6, daSolDulc1.2, whole genome shotgun sequence genome encodes the following:
- the LOC129892044 gene encoding NADH kinase, translating to MARRRLLLLLKPFDVLPTRHSDDISYFRNAKLLQVLKYLDSRCLVHKEAINFCQNILRKKFVDWEAVYRFNLCRPIRDVDLVVTIGGDGTLLQASHFMDDSIPVLGVNSDPTQAEEVEEYNKEFDATRSTGYLCAATVKNFEQIIDDILENHARPSEVSRMSVTLNSKLLPTYALNDVLIAHPCPATVSRFSFSKKKEDQSCSSMVHCRSSGLRVSTAAGSTAAMLSAGGFAMPILSQDLQYIVREPIAPGAYNSLMHGTVKPEELMEIAWYCKEGLIYIDGSHLIHSVQHGDIIELSSKAPKLKVFLPSHLIS from the exons ATGGCGAGGAGGCGATTGTTGCTATTATTAAAGCCATTCGATGTGTTACCAACACGCCATTCTGATGACATTTCTTATTTCAGAAACGCTAAG TTATTGCAGGTATTAAAATATCTAGACAGTAGATGTCTGGTTCACAAGGAGGCTATAAACTTCTGTCAGAACATTTTAAGGAAAAAGTTTGTTGATTGGGAAGCTGTTTATCGTTTTAATCTATGTCGGCCGATCCGTGATGTAGATTTAGTAGTTACAATAGGGGGAGATGGTACATTACTCCAGGCAAGCCATTTTATGGATGATTCCATTCCTGTTCTTGGAGTAAATTCTGACCCAACTCAAGCAGAAGAG GTTGAAGAATACAATAAAGAATTTGACGCTACAAGGAGTACAGGATATCTTTGTGCGGCAACTGTCAAGAACTTTGAACAA ATAATAGATGATATCCTTGAAAATCATGCTAGACCTTCTGAAGTCTCAAGGATGTCAGTCACTCTCAACTCAAAGCTACTTCCGACTTACgcattaaatgatgttttgattgCCCATCCTTGCCCTGCTACAGTTTCTCGATTCTCATTCAG TAAAAAGAAAGAGGACCAGTCTTGTTCTTCTATGGTGCATTGCAGATCAAGTGGACTTAGAGTGTCAACAGCTGCTGGGTCAACAGCTGCAATGCTTTCAGCAGGTGGATTTGCAATGCCAATTTTATCCCAAGATCTCCAGTATATAGTGAGAGAACCCATTGCTCCAGGAGCTTATAATAGCCTGATGCACGGTACTGTGAAGCCTGAGGAGTTGATGGAAATTGCATGGTATTGCAAAGAAGGGCTGATTTATATTGATGGCTCTCATCTTATTCACTCTGTTCAACATGGGGATATCATTGAACTCTCTTCCAAAGCTCCAAAATTGAAAGTTTTCTTGCCATCTCACTTGATATCTTGA
- the LOC129893234 gene encoding probable receptor-like protein kinase At1g33260, whose protein sequence is MSCFRIKPLLDPVASMEASPSSTVKSKKLSNTKKVSKSNDSTHRNGLFVCRWWGSLFTCSSFPSYYFFSIIFLFFSISSSSFSFASSQPLVATPPTKALYNTVDFVQTHKHKNPFTNNRVVVSISVLGVLVFVFFALMALFKCLGFRLRRRGGGTDARVAGDLEENGDGVKKIEVRRLFTCDEVEKFTMNLSRSRLIAYGGFSTVYLAQFPDSMLAAVKIMDLSSERFQRVYKQELDILLQIQHENIVKFLGNCDNGEEGMLVFEYVPNGTLQEKLHGADGRKSLSWRNRMAIAFQLAKAIKYLHDKCPLPIVHGDIKSSNILLDKKFNSKLCDFGSAKMGFSSTILPPSANRMMLGSPGYTDPHYLRTGIASKKNDIYSYGIIILELISGFEALSSDNGERLTSKAGTILKDSSKVAEMVDSKLNGAYDLEEAKAMVSLAGFCLGDSPSLRPSASEILDTITSKISSMSFLVSHDQKC, encoded by the coding sequence ATGTCTTGTTTTAGAATAAAACCCCTGTTGGATCCTGTTGCTTCCATGGAAGCCTCACCTTCCAGCACTGTAAAGAGTAAAAAGTTGTCAAATACTAAGAAAGTTTCAAAATCAAACGACTCTACTCATAGAAATGGTCTATTTGTCTGTAGGTGGTGGGGTTCTTTGTTCACTTGTTCCTCTTTCCCTTCATACTATTTCTTTTCTATaatatttctctttttctccatttcttcttcttctttctcctttGCTTCATCACAACCCTTAGTAGCCACTCCACCGACGAAAGCCCTTTATAATACTGTTGATTTTGTTCAGACCCATaagcacaaaaacccatttactAATAACAGAGTAGTTGTTAGTATTTCAGTTTTGGGTGTTTTGGTGTTTGTTTTCTTTGCTTTAATGGCGTTGTTTAAGTGTTTGGGATTCAGGTTAAGGCGGCGGGGTGGGGGTACTGACGCTAGGGTTGCTGGTgatttggaagaaaatggggATGGTGTGAAAAAAATCGAGGTGAGGAGGTTATTTACTTGTGATGAAGTAGAGAAATTCACCATGAATTTATCGAGGTCGAGGTTGATTGCTTATGGAGGATTTAGCACAGTGTATTTAGCCCAATTTCCTGATTCAATGTTGGCTGCTGTTAAAATCATGGATTTAAGCAGTGAGCGTTTCCAGAGAGTTTACAAGCAAGAATTAGACATTTTGCTTCAAATTCAACACGAAAACATCGTGAAATTTCTTGGCAATTGTGATAATGGAGAAGAAGGTATGTTAGTTTTTGAATATGTTCCCAATGGAACTTTACAGGAGAAATTGCACGGCGCTGATGGAAGAAAATCACTCTCATGGAGAAACCGTATGGCTATAGCATTTCAACTTGCTAAAGCTATTAAATATCTCCATGACAAATGTCCACTCCCAATAGTTCATGGCGATATCAAATCTTCGAATATTTTACTAGACAAGAAATTTAACTCCAAACTCTGCGATTTTGGGTCAGCTAAAATGGGATTTTCTTCGACGATCTTACCACCGTCAGCAAATCGTATGATGCTTGGTTCTCCGGGATACACAGATCCTCATTACTTGAGAACTGGTATTGCttcaaagaaaaatgatatATACAGCTATGGCATAATTATTCTGGAATTAATTTCTGGATTTGAAGCACTTTCATCTGACAATGGAGAAAGATTAACATCAAAAGCTGGTACTATATTAAAGGATTCATCTAAAGTAGCAGAAATGGTGGATTCAAAGCTCAATGGAGCTTATGATTTGGAAGAAGCTAAAGCTATGGTGTCATTAGCAGGATTTTGTCTTGGTGATTCACCAAGCCTTAGGCCTTCTGCTTCAGAAATCTTGGATACTATAACAAGTAAAATTTCTTCAATGTCCTTTCTGGTTTCTCATGATCAAAAATGTTAA
- the LOC129892021 gene encoding B-box zinc finger protein 22: MKIQCNVCEVAEANVLCCADEAALCWSCDEKVHAANKLASKHQRVPLSGSSSSMPMCDICQETVGYFFCLEDRALLCRKCDIAIHTANPHVAAHQRFLLTGVKVGLEPIDPGGASSSGMSQSILKVSEPESAPLSKRNAPVLLDAQFNKVLPPQTSGVGDFAPIKSPFAGGSAAGSMPQWQFDEFIGLSDFNQNYGYMDDGLSKADNGKLGGESDSSSILRVEDEEVDGDECLGQVPDTSWAVPQVPSPPTASGLYWPKTYQNPFDSAVFVPDISYSPSSSLKQQPPSGTHLKRRRQC, translated from the exons ATGAAGATTCAGTGTAACGTTTGTGAGGTTGCGGAGGCGAACGTTTTGTGCTGCGCCGATGAGGCGGCGCTGTGCTGGTCATGTGATGAGAAGGTTCATGCTGCTAATAAGCTTGCTAGTAAGCACCAGAGAGTTCCTCTCTCTGGTTCTTCTTCATCTATGCCTATGTGTGACATCTGCCag GAAACAGTTGGCTATTTCTTTTGTCTCGAGGATCGGGCTTTACTTTGTCGAAAATGTGATATTGCCATTCACACAGCTAATCCTCATGTTGCAGCTCACCAAAGATTTTTGCTGACTGGAGTGAAAGTAGGGCTTGAACCTATAGATCCTGGTGGTGCATCATCCTCAGGGATGTCACAGTCCATTCTGAAAGTTTCTGAGCCAGAGTCTGCTCCACTTTCTAAACGAAATGCCCCAGTATTGTTGGATGCTCAATTTAACAAAGTATTACCTCCCCAGACTAGTGGGGTTGGAGATTTTGCTCCTATTAAGTCTCCGTTTGCTGGAGGTTCTGCAGCTGGAAGTATGCCGCAATGGCAGTTCGATGAATTTATTGGTCTGAGTGATTTCAATCAGAATTATGGATACATGGATGATGGATTATCTAAG GCGGATAATGGCAAGCTTGGTGGAGAGTCAGACTCTTCATCAATCTTAAGAGTTGAAGATGAAGAAGTAGATGGTGATGAGTGCTTGGGTCAGGTGCCAGACACATCTTGGGCAGTGCCACAAGTTCCTTCCCCACCTACGGCCTCTGGACTTTACTGGCCCAAAACCTACCAGAATCCATTCGACTCTGCAGTGTTTGTGCCTGACATTAGTTACTCCCCTTCATCGAGCCTTAAACAGCAACCTCCAAGTGGTACTCATCTGAAACGAAGAAGGCAGTGTTAA